Sequence from the Carassius auratus strain Wakin unplaced genomic scaffold, ASM336829v1 scaf_tig00042146, whole genome shotgun sequence genome:
TACAATCATAAAATTTGATTACGCTGTAAGAAATACAGTAATTCAATGACATTAATCGTCAAAATAGGATgacaacatacatttttttatattattcctGTATACTACTGTTGCAAAGTTTAACCattaagtttaataataatttaaggttCAAATCTGTCATATTTCTGCTGTATATCTGTGGATGAGAGCATGTAGTATACCTGGGTACGGATGGATTCCATTGGTAAACATGGCTTCCGCTGGGGGCTGGCCGTTGGCCTGAGGAGGAGGCAGACCTGTGAAACCGTTGACACTAATTGGAGATGGAATGCTGGTCACCGTGGGAGCTGTGATGCCAGGGGGCGTGCTTCCACCTGGTGGGCGGGGCCAAGGAGAAGAGagcatatttgaaatgtattgtaaagtgttagcaaataaatttaaattatctGTTAATTTTATAACCAATTACTAATTACTATTATTTCTAAAGTTTAGATTATGTATTATTATCCATATAATaaatgagtttcaatttttaccaaacaaaaataaaaaaaaaactctttatttaCTATGATAAAATGAtaaccaaaaataattaaaagacttTGAAGTTGAGACCAATACTGTCTGAGAATgtctgcgtgtgtatgtgtgtgtttcctcaCCTGATGTTGGGGTCATGGGAGCCCCTGGGAGGCCGTTTATAGTGGCCATGTGTTGCATCTGTGCAGCAGCAAAAGCCGCCATAGGGCTGAGATATCCTCCCTGACCCACTGATGCCATCAGCGCTGCCTGCTGCTGAACCTGATGGAGAAAAACCACACTAAGATAACATCATCTCATAATGCATGGAGCACGGTGTATAATCGAGACTTTATAGAGTCgacagattttttttccactgAGACCCTGCAGTTTTGTTGGGAATTGGgtgtaatgagagagagagagctcttgCCTGTGCATAGGCGCCGTACGCTCCAAACTGCAGGGCCATCGGATTGAAGATGCCCATCTGACCGGCCATCTGCTGCATGCGTCGAATGGTCCGTTCCTTATCTGTGTCTGCAAACTTCACCACCAGGCTGGAAGAAgcgccctgaaacacacacacacacacacacaaacaaaatgagGACTCTTTGTGCTTTAAATGTTCTAATGATACAAAAATGCATAATCACATGTGCTGGCACCCACAGGCATGGTTTGGCTGCCGTGTAAAGTACTGATAGCGGCCTGAGCTTCT
This genomic interval carries:
- the LOC113085666 gene encoding CUGBP Elav-like family member 4, which produces MNRPIQVKPADSESRGEDRKLFVGMLNKQQCEDDVRRLFESFGSIEECTILRGPDGNSKGCAFVKYSTHAEAQAAISTLHGSQTMPGASSSLVVKFADTDKERTIRRMQQMAGQMGIFNPMALQFGAYGAYAQVQQQAALMASVGQGGYLSPMAAFAAAQMQHMATINGLPGAPMTPTSGGSTPPGITAPTVTSIPSPISVNGFTGLPPPQANGQPPAEAMFTNGIHPYPVLQEVVFREDSEKGGLGMAQRSCFGVQGSCFLSSLSEAQSPTAADPLQQAYAGVQQYAAFP